In Aquipuribacter nitratireducens, the following proteins share a genomic window:
- the rpmE gene encoding 50S ribosomal protein L31 yields MKSDIHPEYVTTTVTCTCGNTFTTRSTAQSGKINADVCSQCHPFYTGKQKLLDTGGRVARFEKRYGKKADAK; encoded by the coding sequence ATGAAGTCCGACATCCACCCCGAGTACGTCACCACCACCGTGACGTGCACGTGCGGCAACACCTTCACGACCCGCAGCACGGCGCAGAGCGGCAAGATCAACGCCGACGTCTGCAGCCAGTGCCACCCCTTCTACACCGGCAAGCAGAAGCTGCTCGACACCGGTGGCCGCGTCGCGCGCTTCGAGAAGCGCTACGGCAAGAAGGCCGACGCCAAGTAG
- the atpB gene encoding F0F1 ATP synthase subunit A yields MPIARPPVPTPARPRESTLTTLTAFAALPMSVTDEEGNFSPPGIGEFFPIPFTVGGEPVFDRIMLVRLIAMAAVVLVMVLYVQRARLVPSRYSSTVEFGLDLVRTQVAEQILGQKDGRRFLPLLATFFFLIFALNITGIVPLLNIGGTSVIGVPLLLAAISYLTFIVVGIRAQGVGGYFQSNLFPPGVPKPLYLLVTPIEFASTFLIRPFSLTIRLLANLIAGHLLLVLCFKSTQYFLEELLSGNALGAMFVLTLVGGFAFTLFEILVAVLQAYIFTLLTAVYISGALHPEH; encoded by the coding sequence GTGCCGATCGCTCGCCCGCCGGTCCCCACGCCGGCCCGACCCCGGGAGTCGACGCTGACGACGCTGACCGCGTTCGCCGCGCTACCGATGTCCGTCACGGACGAGGAGGGCAACTTCTCGCCCCCCGGGATCGGCGAGTTCTTCCCCATCCCGTTCACGGTCGGCGGCGAGCCCGTCTTCGACCGGATCATGCTCGTCCGGCTCATCGCGATGGCCGCTGTCGTGCTCGTCATGGTGCTCTACGTCCAGCGGGCGCGGTTGGTTCCCAGCCGGTACTCCAGCACGGTCGAGTTCGGCCTCGACCTCGTCCGCACGCAGGTGGCCGAGCAGATCCTCGGTCAGAAGGACGGCCGGCGCTTCCTGCCGCTGCTCGCGACGTTCTTCTTCCTCATCTTCGCCCTCAACATCACGGGGATCGTCCCGCTGCTCAACATCGGCGGGACGAGTGTCATCGGCGTCCCCCTGCTGCTCGCGGCGATCAGCTACCTCACCTTCATCGTCGTCGGCATCCGCGCGCAGGGCGTCGGCGGCTACTTCCAGAGCAACCTGTTCCCGCCCGGCGTGCCGAAGCCGCTCTACCTGCTCGTCACGCCCATCGAGTTCGCGTCGACGTTCCTCATCCGGCCGTTCTCGCTGACGATCCGTCTGCTCGCGAACCTCATCGCGGGCCACCTGCTGCTCGTCCTCTGCTTCAAGAGCACGCAGTACTTCCTCGAGGAGCTCCTGAGCGGCAACGCGCTCGGCGCCATGTTCGTCCTCACGCTCGTCGGCGGCTTCGCCTTCACGCTGTTCGAGATCCTCGTCGCCGTCCTCCAGGCGTACATCTTCACCCTGCTCACCGCGGTGTACATCAGCGGTGCGCTCCACCCGGAGCACTGA
- a CDS encoding F0F1 ATP synthase subunit B has protein sequence MSLAPMAVLAVEGAERPVLLPAYYDIIWSAVVFVVLFVLFWRYVLPTYLKVLDERSAKIQGGLEKAERAQAEADAKLQEYSDQLAEAREEAGRIREQARGEGAAIIAEMRGRAQAEADRVTEQAKRQIEAERQQALAQLRGEVGRLAVDLAGRVVGESLEDEARQRRVVDRFLADLEAEQGTGATSTTSTTSTTSTTSTTSTGSGTV, from the coding sequence ATGTCCCTCGCACCGATGGCCGTGCTCGCGGTGGAGGGGGCCGAACGTCCGGTCCTCCTCCCCGCGTACTACGACATCATCTGGTCGGCGGTCGTCTTCGTCGTCCTGTTCGTCCTGTTCTGGCGCTACGTTCTGCCGACGTACCTCAAGGTGCTCGACGAGCGGAGCGCGAAGATCCAGGGCGGCCTGGAGAAGGCGGAGCGGGCGCAGGCCGAGGCCGACGCGAAGCTGCAGGAGTACAGCGACCAGCTCGCCGAGGCGCGCGAGGAGGCCGGCCGCATCCGCGAGCAGGCTCGAGGCGAGGGCGCGGCGATCATCGCCGAGATGCGCGGGCGCGCCCAGGCCGAGGCCGACCGCGTGACCGAGCAGGCGAAGCGGCAGATCGAGGCCGAGCGGCAGCAGGCGCTCGCCCAGCTGCGCGGCGAGGTGGGTCGCCTCGCGGTGGACCTCGCCGGTCGCGTGGTCGGGGAGTCGCTGGAGGACGAGGCGCGCCAGCGCCGGGTCGTCGACCGCTTCCTCGCCGACCTCGAGGCCGAGCAGGGCACCGGCGCCACGAGCACCACGAGCACCACGAGCACCACGAGCACCACGAGCACCACGAGCACCGGCAGCGGGACGGTCTGA
- the rho gene encoding transcription termination factor Rho, with protein MTDTHDAVASVPGAPAGTADLGRLKVAELQAVAARLGISGAGRMRKAELLAAVRERTDGGAPTRNGAGERAPRRRAEAPATGAPADGDDRPAAPAGDDRSDAPAEPTLPQPARAREASDDRDARGDRDDRADERRASQSRARRRAQLDAEAAVQEAVLKAEPILPDLPPRGEDTAQRRQTARQERLARLRERTQDQRAQDQRGQDQRGQDHQRGQDHQRGQDNQRGQENQRGQDDQRGPQQPESRDQQRDQDRDDRDGRGPDAGRDDYDDERGSRRRRGRNRQRDKRERQRGDNEPDVREDDVLVPVAGIVDILENYAFVRTSGYLPGPHDVYVSLGQVKKYGLRKGDAVVGQVRQERPGEERRQKYNALVRVDTVNGTSPEDARGRDEFGKLTPLYPQSRLRLESEPGQLTTRIIDLVAPIGKGQRGLIVSPPKAGKTLVLQAIANAITRNNPECHLMVVLVDERPEEVTDMQRTVKGEVIASTFDRPADDHTTVAELAIERAKRLVELGHDVVVLLDSITRLGRAYNLAAPASGRILSGGVDSSALYPPKRFFGAARNIENGGSLTILATALVETGSKMDEVIFEEFKGTGNMELRLSRQLADKRIFPAVDVNASGTRREEILLAADELKIMWQLRRVLGALDAQQAVELLLDRLRKTRSNTEFLLTVGKTAPGHTNGHHTGQHGNHDDD; from the coding sequence GTGACAGACACCCACGACGCCGTGGCCAGCGTGCCCGGCGCACCGGCGGGCACGGCCGACCTCGGCCGACTCAAGGTGGCCGAGCTCCAGGCCGTCGCCGCCCGCCTCGGCATCAGCGGGGCCGGCCGCATGCGCAAGGCCGAGCTGCTCGCCGCCGTCCGTGAGCGCACCGACGGTGGCGCACCGACCCGCAACGGTGCGGGCGAGCGTGCTCCCCGGCGCCGCGCCGAGGCCCCGGCGACCGGGGCCCCCGCCGACGGGGACGACCGTCCCGCCGCCCCTGCGGGCGACGACCGGTCCGACGCCCCGGCGGAGCCGACGCTGCCCCAACCCGCCCGCGCCCGCGAGGCGAGCGACGACCGGGACGCGCGCGGCGACCGGGACGACCGCGCCGACGAGCGTCGCGCCTCGCAGAGCCGCGCCCGCCGCCGGGCGCAGCTCGACGCCGAGGCCGCCGTGCAGGAGGCCGTCCTCAAGGCCGAGCCGATCCTGCCCGACCTCCCACCGCGCGGGGAGGACACCGCCCAGCGTCGGCAGACCGCCCGGCAGGAACGCCTCGCTCGGCTGCGCGAGCGCACCCAGGACCAGCGGGCTCAGGACCAGCGGGGTCAGGACCAGCGGGGCCAGGACCACCAGCGTGGTCAGGACCACCAGCGTGGTCAGGACAACCAGCGTGGTCAGGAAAACCAGCGCGGCCAGGACGACCAGCGCGGCCCGCAGCAGCCGGAGTCCCGTGACCAGCAGCGCGACCAGGACCGCGACGACCGTGACGGGCGCGGTCCGGACGCCGGCCGCGACGACTACGACGACGAGCGCGGCAGCAGGCGCCGCCGCGGCCGCAACCGCCAGCGCGACAAGCGCGAGCGCCAGCGCGGCGACAACGAGCCGGACGTGCGCGAGGACGACGTGCTCGTGCCGGTGGCCGGCATCGTCGACATCCTCGAGAACTACGCCTTCGTCCGGACGAGCGGCTACCTGCCCGGCCCGCACGACGTCTACGTCTCGCTCGGTCAGGTGAAGAAGTACGGCCTGCGCAAGGGCGACGCCGTCGTCGGGCAGGTCCGTCAGGAGCGCCCCGGCGAGGAGCGTCGGCAGAAGTACAACGCCCTCGTCCGCGTCGACACCGTCAACGGCACCTCCCCGGAGGACGCCCGCGGCCGCGACGAGTTCGGCAAGCTGACGCCGCTGTACCCGCAGAGCCGGCTGCGGCTGGAGTCCGAGCCGGGCCAGCTGACGACGCGGATCATCGACCTCGTCGCGCCGATCGGCAAGGGCCAGCGGGGCCTCATCGTGTCCCCGCCGAAGGCGGGCAAGACCCTCGTCCTCCAGGCGATCGCGAACGCCATCACGCGGAACAACCCGGAGTGCCACCTCATGGTCGTCCTCGTCGACGAGCGACCGGAGGAGGTCACCGACATGCAGCGGACCGTCAAGGGCGAGGTCATCGCCTCGACCTTCGACAGGCCCGCGGACGACCACACGACGGTCGCCGAGCTCGCGATCGAGCGGGCGAAGCGGCTGGTGGAGCTCGGTCACGACGTCGTCGTGCTGCTCGACTCCATCACGCGCCTCGGTCGCGCCTACAACCTCGCCGCGCCGGCGAGCGGGCGCATCCTGTCCGGCGGTGTCGACTCCAGCGCCCTCTACCCGCCCAAGCGGTTCTTCGGCGCGGCCCGCAACATCGAGAACGGGGGGTCGCTCACCATCCTCGCGACGGCCCTCGTCGAGACCGGCTCGAAGATGGACGAGGTGATCTTCGAGGAGTTCAAGGGCACGGGGAACATGGAGCTGCGCCTCTCGCGGCAGCTCGCCGACAAGCGCATCTTCCCCGCGGTCGACGTCAACGCCTCCGGCACCCGTCGGGAGGAGATCCTCCTCGCGGCCGACGAGCTGAAGATCATGTGGCAGCTGCGGCGGGTGCTCGGTGCGCTGGACGCGCAGCAGGCCGTCGAGCTGCTCCTCGACCGGCTCCGCAAGACCCGGTCGAACACCGAGTTCCTCCTCACCGTCGGCAAGACCGCCCCCGGGCACACCAACGGCCACCACACGGGCCAGCACGGGAATCACGACGACGACTGA
- a CDS encoding ATP synthase F0 subunit C produces MDTTTVLAALEGNIATVGYGLAAIGPGIGIGVLVGKTVEGQARQPEMAGRLQTTMFLGIAFTEALALIGFAAGFVF; encoded by the coding sequence GTGGACACCACCACCGTGCTCGCCGCTCTCGAGGGCAACATCGCGACCGTCGGCTACGGCCTCGCGGCGATCGGCCCCGGCATCGGCATCGGCGTGCTCGTCGGCAAGACCGTCGAGGGCCAGGCACGCCAGCCCGAGATGGCCGGCCGGCTCCAGACGACGATGTTCCTCGGCATCGCCTTCACCGAGGCGCTCGCCCTCATCGGCTTCGCGGCCGGCTTCGTCTTCTGA
- a CDS encoding L-threonylcarbamoyladenylate synthase, whose translation MSRTFDCSAPRERERGLAAAAAAVARGALVVVPTDTVYGVSADAFQPDAVEALLAAKGRGRDAAPPVLVGDPTGLDGLATQVPMYARDLVEAFWPGGLTVVLPAQPTLAWDLGDTGGTVALRMPLHPVALELLARTGPLATSGANTAGSPAALSAGEAHGMLGDSVAVYLDGGACLDERASTIVDCTGEAPRVLRDGAIPQHLLEEVVPDGWDDEDAASRTAASDEEVPA comes from the coding sequence GTGAGCCGCACCTTCGACTGCTCGGCGCCCCGGGAGCGCGAACGGGGGCTGGCCGCCGCCGCGGCCGCCGTCGCGCGCGGGGCCCTCGTTGTCGTCCCGACCGACACGGTCTACGGCGTCAGCGCCGACGCCTTCCAGCCGGACGCCGTCGAGGCGCTCCTCGCCGCCAAGGGTCGCGGGCGCGACGCGGCGCCGCCCGTCCTCGTCGGCGACCCGACGGGACTCGACGGCCTCGCGACGCAGGTGCCGATGTACGCCCGCGACCTCGTCGAGGCGTTCTGGCCCGGCGGGCTCACGGTCGTGCTGCCCGCCCAGCCGACGCTGGCGTGGGACCTCGGCGACACCGGCGGCACCGTCGCGCTCCGGATGCCGCTGCACCCCGTCGCGCTCGAGCTGCTCGCGCGCACCGGGCCGCTCGCGACGTCCGGTGCCAACACGGCCGGCTCACCCGCCGCCCTGTCGGCGGGGGAGGCCCACGGCATGCTCGGCGACTCCGTCGCCGTCTACCTCGACGGCGGTGCGTGCCTCGACGAGCGCGCCTCCACCATCGTCGACTGCACGGGGGAGGCGCCGCGCGTGCTGCGCGACGGTGCGATCCCGCAGCACCTGCTCGAGGAGGTCGTCCCCGACGGGTGGGACGACGAGGACGCGGCGTCCCGGACGGCCGCGAGCGACGAGGAGGTCCCCGCATGA
- the atpA gene encoding F0F1 ATP synthase subunit alpha has translation MSELTIRPEEIRDALDEFVRSYEPTGSSTEEVGRVVEAGDGIAQVEGLPGVMANELVRFDDENGTLGLALNLDVRETGVVVLGPFGHITEGLEVRRTGEVLSVAVGDGYLGRVVDPLGNPVDGLGEIQTEARRALELQAPSVMARQEVREPLQTGVKAIDAMTPIGRGQRQLIIGDRQTGKTAVLIDTIINQKANWESGDPSKQVRCIYVAIGQKGSTIASVRGALEDAGALEYTTIVAAPASDPAGFKYLAPYTGSAIGQHWMYAGKHVLIVFDDLSKQAEAYRAVSLLLRRPPGREAYPGDVFYLHSRLLERCAKLSDEMGAGSMTGLPVIETKANDVSAFIPTNVISITDGQCFFESDLFNANVRPAINVGISVSRVGGAAQVKAMKSVSGSLRTYLAQYRALEAFAMFASDLDAASRAQLSRGERLVELLKQPQYTPFPVEEQVVSIWAGTTGKLDDVPTEDIRRFETEFLDHLRRNEIALPAIRETGKLEDDTTAALEREIEDFKSTFRGGDGHAINAPGHEESEPIDEDDVNQEQIVRRR, from the coding sequence ATGTCCGAGCTGACCATCCGTCCGGAGGAGATCCGCGACGCGCTCGACGAGTTCGTCCGCTCGTACGAGCCGACCGGTTCGTCGACCGAGGAGGTCGGCCGTGTCGTCGAGGCCGGTGACGGCATCGCGCAGGTCGAGGGCCTGCCGGGCGTCATGGCGAACGAGCTCGTCCGCTTCGACGACGAGAACGGGACCCTGGGCCTCGCCCTCAACCTCGACGTGCGCGAGACCGGTGTCGTCGTGCTCGGGCCCTTCGGCCACATCACCGAGGGCCTCGAGGTCCGCCGGACGGGCGAGGTCCTGTCGGTCGCGGTCGGCGACGGCTACCTCGGCCGCGTCGTCGACCCGCTCGGCAACCCGGTCGACGGTCTCGGCGAGATCCAGACGGAGGCCCGGCGCGCGCTGGAGCTCCAGGCGCCGTCGGTCATGGCGCGCCAGGAGGTCCGCGAGCCCCTCCAGACGGGCGTCAAGGCGATCGACGCCATGACCCCCATCGGTCGCGGTCAGCGCCAGCTCATCATCGGCGACCGCCAGACGGGCAAGACCGCCGTCCTCATCGACACGATCATCAACCAGAAGGCGAACTGGGAGTCCGGCGACCCCAGCAAGCAGGTCCGCTGCATCTACGTCGCGATCGGGCAGAAGGGCTCGACCATCGCCTCGGTGCGCGGTGCCCTCGAGGACGCCGGCGCGCTGGAGTACACGACGATCGTCGCGGCCCCCGCCTCGGACCCCGCGGGCTTCAAGTACCTCGCGCCGTACACCGGCTCGGCCATCGGCCAGCACTGGATGTACGCCGGCAAGCACGTCCTCATCGTGTTCGACGACCTGTCGAAGCAGGCCGAGGCGTACCGCGCGGTGTCGCTGCTGCTGCGCCGCCCGCCGGGCCGCGAGGCGTACCCCGGCGACGTCTTCTACCTGCACTCCCGTCTCCTCGAGCGCTGCGCGAAGCTGTCCGACGAGATGGGCGCGGGGTCCATGACGGGCCTGCCGGTCATCGAGACGAAGGCGAACGACGTGTCGGCCTTCATCCCGACCAACGTCATCTCCATCACCGACGGGCAGTGCTTCTTCGAGTCCGACCTGTTCAACGCGAACGTGCGCCCCGCCATCAACGTCGGCATCTCGGTGTCGCGCGTCGGCGGTGCCGCCCAGGTCAAGGCGATGAAGTCGGTCTCCGGCTCGCTCCGCACCTACCTCGCGCAGTACCGCGCCCTCGAGGCGTTCGCGATGTTCGCCTCCGACCTCGACGCCGCGTCCCGGGCGCAACTGTCCCGCGGTGAGCGCCTCGTCGAGCTGCTCAAGCAGCCGCAGTACACGCCCTTCCCCGTCGAGGAGCAGGTCGTGTCGATCTGGGCCGGCACCACCGGCAAGCTCGACGACGTCCCGACCGAGGACATCCGCCGCTTCGAGACGGAGTTCCTCGACCACCTCCGCCGCAACGAGATCGCGCTGCCGGCGATCCGGGAGACGGGCAAGCTCGAGGACGACACGACCGCCGCGCTCGAGCGCGAGATCGAGGACTTCAAGAGCACGTTCCGCGGGGGCGACGGGCACGCGATCAACGCGCCCGGCCACGAGGAGTCCGAGCCGATCGACGAGGACGACGTCAACCAGGAGCAGATCGTCCGCCGCCGCTGA
- a CDS encoding F0F1 ATP synthase subunit delta — protein MRGVSRTSHAEVAERLEALLDRTPDAAARTRLGEELFAVTDLLDSSVSLRRSLTDASRRGEDKARLVERLLGGKVSADAVDLLSGAVRARWSEARDLAASTELLGVDAVLAAAEAEGRLDAVEQEVDRAGQLLAGDRGVRSALSRREGTARAKARLVERLVGGALGEESRVLVTRMAAHPRGRRPEDAFELVSRAAAERRQRLVARVTVATWPTDEQQQRLVAALSSAYGRTVRLAIDVDPDVVGGMRVQVGDEVRDGTVVRRLHAAAEQLGR, from the coding sequence ATGCGCGGGGTCAGCCGCACCAGCCACGCCGAGGTCGCCGAGCGGCTCGAGGCGCTGCTCGACCGCACCCCGGACGCCGCGGCCCGGACCCGGCTCGGCGAGGAGCTCTTCGCCGTCACCGACCTCCTCGACTCCTCGGTGTCGCTGCGCCGTTCCCTCACCGACGCCTCCCGGCGCGGGGAGGACAAGGCACGGCTCGTCGAGCGGCTGCTCGGCGGCAAGGTGAGCGCCGACGCCGTCGACCTGCTCTCCGGCGCCGTGCGCGCCCGCTGGAGCGAGGCGCGCGACCTCGCGGCCTCCACGGAGCTCCTCGGGGTCGACGCCGTGCTCGCGGCCGCGGAGGCCGAGGGACGGCTCGACGCCGTCGAGCAGGAGGTCGACCGGGCCGGGCAGCTGCTCGCCGGGGACCGCGGCGTCCGCTCCGCGCTGTCCCGGCGGGAGGGCACGGCCCGGGCGAAGGCCCGGCTCGTCGAGCGGCTCGTCGGCGGTGCGCTCGGCGAGGAGTCGCGGGTGCTCGTCACGCGCATGGCCGCGCACCCGCGCGGTCGCCGCCCCGAGGACGCCTTCGAGCTGGTCTCGCGGGCCGCGGCCGAGCGACGTCAGCGCCTCGTGGCGCGCGTCACCGTCGCGACCTGGCCCACCGACGAGCAGCAGCAGCGGCTCGTCGCCGCGCTCAGCAGCGCCTACGGGCGGACCGTGCGGCTCGCAATCGACGTCGACCCCGACGTCGTCGGCGGGATGCGCGTGCAGGTGGGCGACGAGGTGCGGGACGGCACCGTCGTCCGGCGCCTCCACGCCGCCGCCGAGCAGCTGGGCCGCTGA
- a CDS encoding HemK family protein methyltransferase: MSLVEDLARAVATLQHAGVATPRADAELLAAHAAGTDRGGLQRLVVLRAGWPDGAGERFAALVDERADRVPLQHLTGTAGFRGLELAVGPGVFVPRPETEVLAQVGLEALPGDGTLAVDLCTGSAAVALALALEGGARVGAVEHETAAHAWAQRNVAALGAGRVRLVHGDATRPDLVAAALPEHAGACAVVTANPPYVPDDAVPRDPEVAEHDPPAALYGGPDGMRVLAGCVRTAAVLLLPDGLLALEHGEDQAADVAAVLRREAPEGGSWDDVRHHVDLTGRTRVTTARLRGPAASGDLGGSSA, translated from the coding sequence GTGAGCCTCGTCGAGGACCTCGCCCGCGCTGTCGCGACGCTCCAGCACGCCGGCGTGGCGACGCCGCGGGCGGACGCCGAGCTCCTCGCCGCCCACGCCGCGGGCACCGACCGGGGCGGGCTGCAGCGCCTCGTCGTCCTGCGCGCCGGCTGGCCGGACGGCGCCGGCGAGCGCTTCGCCGCCCTCGTCGACGAGCGCGCGGACCGGGTGCCGCTCCAGCACCTCACGGGCACGGCGGGGTTCCGGGGGCTCGAGCTGGCGGTCGGCCCGGGCGTGTTCGTCCCGCGACCGGAGACCGAGGTGCTCGCCCAGGTGGGGCTCGAGGCCCTGCCCGGCGACGGCACCCTCGCGGTCGACCTGTGCACGGGCTCCGCGGCGGTCGCGCTCGCCCTCGCCCTCGAGGGCGGGGCGCGCGTCGGTGCGGTCGAGCACGAGACCGCCGCGCACGCGTGGGCGCAGCGCAACGTCGCGGCGCTCGGTGCCGGGCGGGTGCGGCTCGTCCACGGTGATGCGACCCGCCCCGACCTCGTCGCCGCCGCCCTGCCCGAGCACGCCGGGGCGTGCGCCGTCGTCACGGCCAACCCGCCCTACGTGCCGGACGACGCCGTGCCGCGCGACCCCGAGGTCGCCGAGCACGACCCGCCCGCCGCGCTGTACGGCGGACCCGACGGCATGCGGGTGCTGGCCGGCTGCGTCCGGACCGCCGCGGTCCTGCTCCTGCCGGACGGCCTCCTCGCCCTCGAGCACGGCGAGGACCAGGCGGCCGACGTCGCGGCCGTGCTGCGCCGCGAGGCGCCCGAGGGCGGGTCGTGGGACGACGTCCGCCACCACGTCGACCTCACGGGCCGGACGCGGGTGACGACCGCCCGGCTCCGCGGCCCGGCCGCCTCCGGGGACCTGGGAGGATCGAGCGCGTGA
- a CDS encoding F0F1 ATP synthase subunit gamma — translation MPASLRVYRQRIRSVTSTKKITRAMELIAASRIIKAQQRSREAAPYARAITRAVSALASFSDVDHPLTTERDEVRRSAVLIVTADRGLAGSYSSAVIREGDRLAERLRAEGREVVPYLLGRKGVTFYSFRKRHIEQSWTGNSDAPEFDTAAEVGQTLVDAFLAGGADGGVDEIHIVFTRFVNMVTQEPTVIRLLPVEVVDEVAEVRDEAGDDRKEALPLYAFEPDPDAVLDALLPQYIQSRIYSAMLSAAASELASRQQAMKSATDNATDLIRKLQQQANAARQAAITQEISEIVGGADALASAQSEN, via the coding sequence ATGCCAGCCTCGCTGCGCGTGTACCGACAGCGCATCCGCTCGGTGACCTCGACCAAGAAGATCACCCGGGCCATGGAGCTGATCGCGGCCTCGCGCATCATCAAGGCCCAGCAGCGCAGCCGCGAGGCGGCGCCCTACGCGCGGGCCATCACGCGGGCGGTGTCGGCGCTGGCGTCCTTCTCCGACGTCGACCACCCGCTCACCACCGAGCGCGACGAGGTCCGCCGCTCGGCCGTCCTGATCGTCACCGCCGACCGCGGGCTCGCCGGCTCGTACTCCTCCGCGGTCATCCGCGAGGGCGACCGGCTCGCCGAGCGCCTCCGCGCGGAGGGCCGCGAGGTGGTGCCGTACCTCCTCGGGCGCAAGGGCGTGACGTTCTACTCCTTCCGCAAGCGGCACATCGAGCAGTCGTGGACGGGCAACTCCGACGCCCCGGAGTTCGACACCGCGGCCGAGGTCGGGCAGACGCTCGTCGACGCGTTCCTCGCGGGCGGCGCCGACGGCGGGGTCGACGAGATCCACATCGTCTTCACCCGCTTCGTCAACATGGTGACGCAGGAGCCGACCGTCATCCGGCTCCTGCCCGTCGAGGTCGTCGACGAGGTCGCCGAGGTCCGCGACGAGGCCGGCGACGACCGCAAGGAGGCCCTCCCGCTCTACGCCTTCGAGCCGGACCCGGACGCCGTGCTCGACGCCCTGCTCCCGCAGTACATCCAGAGCCGGATCTACTCGGCCATGCTGTCCGCCGCCGCGAGCGAGCTCGCGAGCCGTCAGCAGGCGATGAAGTCGGCGACCGACAACGCCACCGACCTCATCCGCAAGCTCCAGCAGCAGGCGAACGCCGCCCGGCAGGCCGCCATCACCCAGGAGATCAGCGAGATCGTCGGCGGCGCCGACGCGCTCGCCTCCGCCCAGAGCGAGAACTAG
- the prfA gene encoding peptide chain release factor 1, which yields MSADERGAADVPADLAAVRPLLDEHAELEAALGDPAVHADPAQARRLTRRYAQLGRVAAAHRDWASAREDLATARELAAEDPDIRAEVPALELALAEATERLRTLLVPRDPDDDRDAIVEVRAGEGGTESALFAAELVRMYQRWAERHGWRTQLLDTTWADLGGVKAATLAVAAPEGAYGMLRHEGGVHRVQRVPVTESAGRIHTSAVGVLVSPEAEDVEVDLDPADLRVDVFRSSGPGGQSVNTTDSAVRITHLPTGTVVSCQNEKSQLQNREQALRVLRARLLADARAAASDAASQARAAQVRTVDRSERVRTYNFGENRVVDHRSGYKAYNLDQVLDGDLDPVVDSLVQLRTREALAAASEAGAGA from the coding sequence GTGAGCGCCGACGAGCGTGGAGCAGCAGACGTTCCCGCCGACCTGGCGGCCGTCCGGCCGCTGCTCGACGAGCACGCGGAGCTCGAGGCCGCGCTCGGCGACCCGGCCGTCCACGCCGACCCCGCACAGGCGCGCCGCCTCACCCGCCGCTACGCCCAGCTCGGCCGGGTCGCCGCCGCGCACCGGGACTGGGCGTCGGCGAGGGAGGACCTCGCGACGGCGCGCGAGCTCGCGGCCGAGGACCCCGACATCCGCGCCGAGGTGCCTGCTCTCGAACTCGCCCTTGCGGAGGCGACGGAGCGGCTGCGGACGCTGCTCGTGCCGCGGGACCCCGACGACGACCGCGACGCCATCGTCGAGGTCCGGGCGGGGGAGGGCGGTACCGAGTCCGCGCTGTTCGCCGCGGAGCTCGTCCGCATGTACCAGCGGTGGGCGGAGCGGCACGGCTGGCGCACCCAGCTGCTCGACACGACGTGGGCCGACCTCGGGGGTGTGAAGGCCGCGACGCTCGCGGTCGCCGCTCCGGAGGGCGCGTACGGGATGCTGCGGCACGAGGGCGGCGTCCACCGCGTGCAGCGAGTCCCGGTGACGGAGTCCGCGGGCCGGATCCACACCTCCGCCGTCGGCGTGCTCGTGTCGCCCGAGGCGGAGGACGTCGAGGTCGACCTCGACCCCGCCGACCTTAGGGTGGACGTCTTCCGTTCGAGCGGACCCGGCGGGCAGAGCGTCAACACCACCGACTCCGCGGTCCGCATCACCCACCTGCCGACCGGCACGGTCGTCAGCTGCCAGAACGAGAAGTCGCAGCTGCAGAACCGGGAGCAGGCGCTGCGGGTGCTGCGGGCGCGGCTGCTCGCCGACGCCCGCGCCGCGGCCTCCGACGCCGCGTCGCAGGCACGGGCCGCGCAGGTGCGCACCGTCGACCGCTCCGAGCGGGTCCGCACGTACAACTTCGGCGAGAACCGCGTCGTCGACCACCGCAGCGGCTACAAGGCGTACAACCTCGACCAGGTGCTCGACGGCGACCTCGACCCGGTCGTCGACAGCCTCGTGCAGCTGCGGACGCGGGAGGCCCTCGCCGCGGCGAGCGAGGCCGGTGCGGGCGCGTGA